One part of the Paenibacillus silvisoli genome encodes these proteins:
- a CDS encoding DUF4091 domain-containing protein, which produces MTQSAKFETRCLHSLTKVFADEELRDYPFTEGSALLGETYSFQVAYRAAYLMKNIRVTAESDLGEAVSIRSVGLAPSELTNYNDYDDYLLRTTPGLYPDPLYPLYENDTVHALTEQWRSVWVSVKLAADTAPGVHPIVIRFTEESGTLLGEAKFQLDVIGAELPEQKLLHTEWFYLDCLATQYGVEIFSEEHWRIAETYVAHYAEYGMNLILTPLFSPPLELDYGKYRPTVQLVGVERAGDRYAFDFSRLTRWVGLCRRNGIERFEFSHLFTQWGARHAPKIIAVENGEEKQIFGWETDAAGDEYRSFLTQFMPELMRFIQQHGLEQSCFFHLSDEPTLHDLESYTNASTLIRSLFEGNEFPIIDALSEFEFYEKGLLTHPVVSIEHIHHYIAGKADPLWAYYCCCEYKHGESNRFFNMPSARNRIIGVQMYKYDIQGFLHWGYNHWYSQRSRRAIDPFTVTDADHAFPSGDAFLVYPGESGPITSLRLEVLREALQDIRALQLLESFIGKEATVALLEEGLEEPITFRQYEKGSGWLLSMRERVNRWIHACLQGEKVC; this is translated from the coding sequence ATGACGCAATCCGCCAAATTCGAGACGAGATGCCTTCATTCGCTGACCAAAGTGTTCGCCGATGAAGAGTTGCGCGACTATCCGTTCACGGAAGGCTCGGCGCTGCTTGGCGAAACCTATTCGTTCCAAGTCGCCTACCGCGCCGCCTATTTGATGAAAAATATCCGGGTTACCGCGGAATCGGATCTCGGCGAAGCCGTTTCCATCCGCAGCGTCGGACTCGCGCCTTCCGAGCTGACGAATTACAACGATTACGACGATTATTTGCTGCGAACGACGCCGGGCTTATACCCCGACCCGTTGTACCCGTTGTACGAAAACGATACGGTGCATGCGTTGACGGAGCAGTGGCGCTCGGTCTGGGTTTCGGTTAAGCTCGCCGCGGATACGGCGCCCGGCGTTCATCCGATCGTCATCCGTTTCACGGAGGAATCCGGCACGCTGCTGGGCGAAGCCAAGTTTCAGCTGGACGTCATCGGCGCCGAATTGCCGGAGCAGAAGCTGCTTCATACGGAATGGTTCTACCTGGACTGCCTGGCGACGCAGTACGGTGTTGAGATTTTCTCGGAGGAGCATTGGCGCATCGCGGAAACGTACGTCGCGCATTATGCCGAGTACGGCATGAACCTGATCCTCACGCCGCTGTTCTCGCCGCCGCTGGAGCTGGATTACGGCAAATACCGCCCAACCGTGCAACTGGTCGGGGTCGAGCGCGCCGGCGACCGGTATGCGTTCGATTTTTCGCGATTGACGCGGTGGGTGGGGCTTTGCCGGAGAAACGGCATCGAGCGCTTCGAGTTCTCCCATCTGTTCACGCAGTGGGGAGCACGGCATGCGCCGAAAATTATCGCGGTCGAGAACGGCGAGGAAAAGCAGATTTTCGGCTGGGAAACCGACGCGGCCGGGGATGAATACCGCAGCTTCCTGACGCAGTTCATGCCGGAGCTGATGCGGTTCATCCAGCAGCACGGGCTGGAGCAAAGCTGCTTCTTCCATCTGTCGGACGAGCCGACGCTGCACGATTTGGAGTCCTATACGAACGCGAGCACGTTGATTCGGTCGCTGTTCGAAGGGAATGAATTCCCGATTATCGACGCGTTGTCGGAGTTCGAATTTTACGAGAAGGGTCTGCTGACGCACCCTGTCGTATCGATCGAGCATATTCACCACTACATCGCCGGCAAGGCCGACCCGCTATGGGCGTATTATTGCTGCTGCGAGTATAAGCATGGCGAATCGAACCGCTTCTTCAACATGCCGTCGGCCCGTAACCGGATCATCGGCGTTCAAATGTACAAATACGACATCCAAGGCTTCCTGCACTGGGGCTATAACCATTGGTACTCGCAGCGCTCGCGCAGGGCGATCGATCCGTTTACGGTAACGGATGCGGACCATGCCTTCCCGTCGGGAGACGCGTTCCTCGTGTATCCGGGCGAATCCGGACCGATCACGTCGCTCCGGCTGGAAGTACTGCGCGAGGCGCTGCAGGATATCCGCGCGCTTCAACTGCTCGAAAGCTTTATCGGGAAAGAAGCGACCGTCGCTCTGCTTGAGGAAGGGCTTGAAGAACCGATCACCTTCCGGCAGTACGAGAAGGGCAGCGGCTGGCTTCTGAGCATGAGAGAACGCGTTAACCGTTGGATTCATGCATGCCTGCAGGGGGAGAAAGTATGCTAA
- a CDS encoding DUF4091 domain-containing protein, whose product MVMNVQVFSMNEWIYPDSVVSDIEEGKQIRLSSARGSYAACQLLFNNAPVDASIQCEFAAVDGSGFSQQPEVYRLIDIFVEQNTGPISHCVTEGQSAEGYTTRQAPFRVYEAMRPLAPDVVTRAATEALYVCWRIAGDAKPGRYEGVLAVTIGEQSCRIPVVLELFAAVVPEKETLAVTNWFSLPNMAKRYGAELWSEGHWAMIEKYGQLMRRSRQTHFWVPMDAIQVSLVGEDKYAFDFSRAERLIRLYFSLGFTHIEGGLVAGRKDFWGSEFHIWNTWNGGEALKAISTEGYAYLSQFLPAWRTFLEQNGWLDVLVQHVADEPIGDSVEEYRILSGIVRKFMPGIPLLEAVETYDLAGSVDILVPKNVYYLEHQDKFEKLRSLGDKLWFYTCCFPGGKSMNRLWDMPLLRTRYLHWGNYKYDLEGFLHWGLNHCDDDKDPYEQVELCFPPGDTHILFPGPNGPIGSVRLEAMRAGIEDYELLRQLAVKNKALADELTNSCLMSFNEANEDPAHFGQVHRKLLAALSEEG is encoded by the coding sequence ATGGTGATGAACGTTCAAGTATTTTCGATGAATGAATGGATTTACCCGGACAGCGTCGTGTCAGACATCGAAGAGGGCAAACAAATTCGGCTGTCGTCTGCAAGAGGCAGCTATGCGGCGTGCCAATTATTGTTCAATAACGCGCCGGTCGATGCTTCCATCCAGTGCGAATTTGCGGCGGTTGATGGCAGCGGCTTCTCGCAGCAGCCTGAAGTCTATCGTTTGATCGATATTTTCGTGGAGCAAAATACCGGCCCGATCAGCCACTGCGTCACCGAAGGCCAGTCGGCGGAAGGCTATACGACTAGACAAGCCCCGTTCCGCGTCTATGAAGCGATGCGGCCGCTCGCGCCGGACGTCGTAACCCGCGCCGCAACCGAAGCGCTCTACGTATGCTGGCGCATTGCGGGCGATGCGAAGCCAGGCCGTTATGAAGGCGTGCTTGCCGTAACGATCGGCGAACAAAGCTGTCGCATTCCGGTGGTGCTTGAGCTGTTCGCCGCGGTTGTGCCCGAGAAGGAAACGCTCGCGGTGACGAACTGGTTCAGCCTGCCGAACATGGCGAAGCGCTACGGCGCGGAGCTGTGGTCCGAAGGGCACTGGGCGATGATCGAAAAATACGGCCAGCTAATGCGCCGCTCGCGGCAAACGCATTTTTGGGTGCCGATGGACGCGATTCAGGTCAGCTTGGTTGGCGAGGACAAGTATGCATTCGACTTCTCGCGCGCGGAGCGTCTGATTCGGCTGTACTTCAGCCTTGGCTTCACCCATATCGAAGGCGGTCTCGTTGCGGGACGCAAAGACTTCTGGGGCTCGGAATTCCATATTTGGAACACGTGGAACGGAGGCGAAGCGCTGAAGGCGATTTCGACCGAGGGCTATGCGTATTTGTCGCAGTTCCTCCCTGCATGGCGCACGTTCCTGGAGCAAAACGGCTGGCTGGATGTGCTCGTGCAGCACGTAGCCGACGAGCCAATCGGCGACAGCGTCGAGGAGTACCGAATCCTCTCCGGCATCGTCCGCAAATTCATGCCCGGCATTCCGCTGCTGGAAGCCGTAGAGACGTACGATCTGGCAGGCTCGGTCGACATCCTCGTACCGAAAAACGTCTACTACCTGGAGCATCAAGACAAGTTCGAGAAGCTGCGCTCGCTCGGCGACAAGTTGTGGTTCTACACATGCTGCTTCCCGGGCGGCAAGTCGATGAACCGGTTGTGGGACATGCCTCTGCTGCGGACGCGCTATTTGCACTGGGGCAACTACAAGTACGATTTGGAAGGCTTCCTGCACTGGGGCCTCAACCACTGCGACGACGACAAAGATCCTTACGAGCAGGTCGAGCTTTGCTTCCCGCCGGGGGACACGCATATTTTGTTCCCGGGTCCGAACGGTCCGATCGGCAGCGTGCGGCTGGAGGCGATGCGCGCGGGCATCGAGGATTACGAGCTTTTGAGACAGTTAGCTGTTAAAAATAAAGCGCTGGCGGACGAGCTGACGAACAGCTGCCTGATGAGCTTTAACGAAGCGAACGAGGATCCGGCGCACTTCGGGCAGGTTCACCGCAAGCTGCTCGCGGCGCTATCGGAGGAGGGTTAA
- a CDS encoding glycoside hydrolase family 2 protein codes for MIEQIRTYTGIRTTLSLQQSGEQGSHIPFQNGIPVPSFDPQDRLRLDLGGTWRKQRFDADHDFSMAARDEHWFVQAAEEAGGRTEINYDDSAWQTIQLPRPENELKGIAEANSSETYENGVYYRRKFELGREWTGKAITLHALSISYVADVWLNGVWIGYHEGGYTPFAMDLSAFAKYGGVNTIVIRVDNPPWGSRDDIIPATAGTDFFNYTGIIHDLYLSGSSPCHIARVDVVPLDVEGSIRVSAVVENRSALPAEVSLQGTLFEADPTNEAFLGSPYASRIKGSPAAWEGELAAQLQLQANETKAFEFRVRIQDAKLWAFWQPNLYVAEFSLGSGGQASPSDRFHTQFGIRTVATEGADIKLNGRPVFLAGIARHEEWPDSGRTATWDRIRTDLQQMRDDMHVNYVRTAHYPNHVYTGMLLDRLGLVTASEIPLWQFTRSHFEVQEEKRLSDQMWREMVFSQYNRPSVIMWSTQNESVEVELRTVYNKRLVHDLKTRYPDGRLTTQSAAADQPGAHDPSMEPLDVASWTMYFGIFHGGTYYEGTKQFLEDARRLWPDKPIVNTEYGHWSGEKSIVSDTQIETYKETLKALMEYAVIRPDGTRNEDGFVAGIDYWIMYDWYVNHNNWIDTFGIYEMDRKTIKPVGELVKRDYKTFTEHEGGFVKL; via the coding sequence ATGATCGAGCAAATCCGAACGTACACCGGTATCCGCACGACGCTATCGCTGCAGCAATCCGGGGAACAAGGCAGTCACATTCCGTTCCAAAACGGTATCCCCGTGCCATCCTTCGACCCGCAAGATCGGCTGCGGCTGGATCTGGGCGGCACCTGGCGCAAGCAGCGCTTCGACGCCGACCACGATTTCTCGATGGCGGCGCGCGACGAGCACTGGTTCGTGCAAGCGGCAGAGGAAGCGGGCGGACGCACCGAAATCAATTACGACGATTCCGCTTGGCAGACGATTCAGCTGCCGCGTCCGGAGAACGAGCTGAAGGGCATCGCCGAGGCCAACTCCAGCGAAACCTACGAGAACGGCGTCTACTATCGCCGCAAGTTCGAGCTCGGCCGCGAATGGACCGGCAAAGCGATTACGCTGCACGCGCTGTCCATCAGCTACGTCGCCGATGTATGGCTGAACGGCGTTTGGATCGGCTATCATGAAGGCGGGTATACCCCTTTTGCGATGGATCTGTCCGCATTCGCTAAATACGGCGGCGTGAACACGATCGTCATCCGCGTCGACAATCCGCCGTGGGGCAGCCGCGACGATATTATTCCGGCTACGGCCGGGACGGACTTTTTCAACTATACCGGCATCATCCATGATCTCTATCTGAGCGGCAGCTCGCCGTGTCATATTGCCCGTGTAGATGTCGTGCCGCTCGATGTGGAAGGCAGCATCCGCGTAAGCGCGGTCGTCGAAAATCGTTCCGCGCTGCCGGCGGAAGTCAGCCTGCAGGGCACGCTTTTCGAAGCGGACCCAACCAATGAAGCGTTTCTCGGATCGCCATACGCCTCACGCATCAAAGGCTCTCCCGCCGCATGGGAGGGCGAACTCGCCGCGCAGCTCCAACTGCAGGCAAACGAAACCAAAGCCTTCGAATTCCGCGTCCGCATCCAAGATGCGAAGCTGTGGGCGTTCTGGCAGCCGAACCTGTATGTGGCGGAGTTTTCGCTGGGCAGCGGCGGGCAGGCATCCCCATCCGATCGTTTCCACACGCAGTTCGGCATTCGCACCGTGGCGACGGAGGGCGCGGACATCAAGCTGAACGGCCGCCCGGTTTTCCTCGCAGGCATCGCAAGGCACGAGGAGTGGCCGGACAGCGGACGCACCGCGACATGGGACCGCATCCGCACCGATTTGCAGCAAATGCGCGACGACATGCACGTGAACTACGTCCGTACCGCTCACTATCCGAATCACGTGTATACGGGTATGCTGCTGGACCGCCTTGGCCTAGTAACGGCGAGCGAAATTCCGCTTTGGCAGTTTACGCGCTCGCATTTCGAGGTGCAGGAGGAGAAACGTCTGAGCGACCAAATGTGGCGCGAAATGGTGTTTTCCCAATATAACCGGCCATCGGTCATCATGTGGAGCACGCAGAACGAGTCGGTCGAGGTGGAGCTTCGCACCGTGTACAACAAGCGGCTCGTCCACGATCTGAAGACGCGCTATCCGGACGGACGGCTGACGACGCAAAGCGCGGCGGCAGACCAGCCGGGCGCGCATGACCCGTCGATGGAGCCGCTCGATGTCGCGAGCTGGACGATGTATTTTGGCATTTTCCACGGCGGCACGTACTATGAGGGCACGAAACAATTTCTTGAGGATGCCCGCAGACTCTGGCCGGACAAGCCGATCGTCAACACCGAGTACGGCCACTGGTCGGGCGAGAAAAGCATCGTGTCGGATACGCAGATCGAAACGTACAAGGAAACGCTTAAAGCGCTTATGGAATACGCGGTGATCCGGCCTGACGGCACGCGCAACGAGGACGGCTTCGTAGCCGGAATCGACTACTGGATCATGTACGACTGGTACGTGAACCATAACAATTGGATCGACACGTTCGGCATCTACGAAATGGACCGCAAGACGATCAAGCCGGTCGGCGAGCTGGTCAAGCGGGATTACAAAACATTCACGGAGCACGAAGGCGGCTTCGTCAAACTATAG
- a CDS encoding glycoside hydrolase family 16 protein: protein MTQNNFNVSDNGWKLVWNEEFDGPEIDLTRWDYDIDGHGWGNNELQYYTREPRNAYIEDSKLIIKAIKEEYEGSPYTSAKLVTRNKVDWLYGRFEIRARLPYGQGIWPAFWMMSTDLEVHGDWPSAGELDLMEMCGHEPNKVHGTLHMGNPHYYKGDCYVLENGKFADDFHIFTVDWTPTQIRWYIDGQLYYKTSDWYTRETETAEKEPYPAPFNKPFYLMLNLAVGGNWPGYPDETTVFPQTLEVDYIRIYQPEDGVYGPAI from the coding sequence ATGACGCAGAACAATTTCAACGTATCCGATAATGGCTGGAAGCTTGTATGGAATGAGGAGTTTGACGGACCGGAGATCGATTTGACCCGCTGGGATTACGATATCGACGGCCACGGCTGGGGCAACAACGAGCTGCAGTACTACACCAGAGAGCCGAGAAACGCCTACATCGAGGACTCCAAGCTGATCATCAAAGCGATCAAGGAGGAGTACGAGGGAAGCCCGTACACATCGGCGAAGCTGGTGACGCGAAATAAGGTGGACTGGCTGTACGGCCGGTTCGAAATCCGCGCAAGGCTGCCGTACGGTCAAGGAATTTGGCCGGCGTTCTGGATGATGTCGACCGACCTGGAGGTGCACGGCGACTGGCCGAGCGCGGGCGAGCTTGACCTGATGGAGATGTGCGGCCACGAGCCGAACAAGGTGCACGGCACGCTCCATATGGGCAACCCTCACTACTACAAAGGGGACTGCTACGTGCTGGAAAACGGCAAGTTCGCCGATGACTTCCACATTTTCACGGTCGACTGGACGCCTACCCAAATTCGTTGGTACATCGATGGCCAGCTTTACTACAAGACGAGCGACTGGTACACGCGCGAGACGGAAACCGCGGAAAAAGAGCCTTATCCTGCGCCGTTTAACAAGCCATTCTACCTGATGCTGAACCTGGCGGTCGGCGGCAACTGGCCGGGCTACCCGGACGAAACGACCGTATTCCCGCAAACGCTGGAAGTCGACTACATTCGCATCTATCAACCGGAAGACGGCGTCTACGGACCGGCTATCTAG
- a CDS encoding carbohydrate ABC transporter permease — translation MRKPYTGAGAVLTRIQKLLFGMGENDGFIFKAVVYLLLIGIGFIYLYPLLFMLVNSFMSLDDLVNSMVKWIPTELYVENYKKALQVLNFRSTLMQTILVAGAPAIVQTVMSSVIGYGFARFDFPLKRLWFALMIATFIIPPQVTMIPTYLMFKDYQLLGTLKTYIYPAFLGQGLKSALFIMIFYQFFKKLPVVLEEAAQIDGAGYLKMFYRIAVPTAGPAFIIVFLFSFVWYWNESYLAALYFGNTLTILPLELQKFADSYARLFPPGAPGSEINEAVKMAGTMLTIAPLLVVYFLLQRWFVEGVDRSGITGE, via the coding sequence GTGAGGAAACCATACACGGGAGCGGGCGCGGTACTGACCCGCATCCAGAAGCTGTTGTTCGGCATGGGCGAGAATGACGGGTTTATTTTCAAAGCTGTCGTCTATTTGCTGCTGATCGGCATCGGGTTCATCTATCTGTATCCGCTGCTCTTCATGCTCGTGAACAGCTTCATGAGCTTGGACGATCTCGTCAACTCGATGGTCAAGTGGATTCCGACGGAGCTGTACGTGGAGAACTACAAGAAGGCGCTGCAGGTGTTGAACTTCCGCAGCACGCTGATGCAGACCATTCTGGTCGCGGGCGCACCTGCCATCGTGCAGACGGTGATGTCCTCGGTAATTGGGTACGGCTTCGCGCGGTTCGATTTTCCGCTGAAGCGGCTGTGGTTCGCGCTCATGATCGCGACGTTCATCATCCCGCCGCAGGTGACGATGATTCCGACGTATTTGATGTTCAAGGATTATCAGCTGCTCGGTACGTTGAAGACGTACATCTATCCGGCCTTCCTAGGCCAAGGGTTGAAGAGCGCGCTGTTCATTATGATTTTCTATCAGTTCTTTAAGAAGCTTCCGGTCGTGCTGGAAGAGGCCGCGCAGATCGACGGCGCCGGCTATTTGAAAATGTTTTACCGCATTGCGGTTCCGACGGCCGGTCCGGCGTTCATCATCGTGTTCCTGTTCTCGTTCGTCTGGTACTGGAACGAGTCGTATCTCGCGGCGCTGTACTTCGGCAACACGCTGACGATTCTGCCGCTCGAGCTGCAGAAATTCGCGGACAGCTATGCGCGGCTCTTCCCGCCGGGCGCTCCGGGCAGCGAAATCAACGAAGCGGTCAAGATGGCGGGCACGATGCTGACGATCGCGCCGCTGCTGGTCGTGTATTTCTTGCTGCAGCGCTGGTTCGTGGAGGGCGTAGACCGCTCGGGGATTACGGGGGAGTAG
- a CDS encoding carbohydrate ABC transporter permease — translation MAAIRITNKRRKALVGMAFIAPWIIGFFIFALRPMIYALFLSFQKVKVTPLGIKTEYVGWDNYKYAFVSDATFVEKVLHYLREMALNVPIIVTFSLIIALLINQKIKLRGVFRTIFFLPVIITSGPVINELLSQGVTNIPNIESYGMFAMVKESLSPAVASPILFLFKQIIMVLWFSGVQILIFLAGLQKVDHSLYEAARIDGASPWESFWKLTLPMLKPLVLVNFVYTIVYLSTFALNELIVMIRLNMFDTLTGFGYATAIAWIYFVLIALVLVIWTALLGARKGGTVS, via the coding sequence ATGGCCGCAATCCGCATCACGAATAAGCGCAGAAAAGCACTCGTCGGAATGGCGTTCATTGCGCCGTGGATCATCGGGTTCTTTATTTTCGCGCTTCGTCCGATGATTTACGCCCTCTTTCTGAGCTTTCAGAAAGTAAAGGTCACGCCGCTCGGCATCAAGACCGAGTACGTCGGCTGGGACAATTACAAATACGCGTTCGTCTCCGATGCCACCTTCGTGGAGAAGGTGCTGCATTATTTGCGGGAAATGGCCTTGAACGTGCCGATCATCGTCACCTTCTCGCTCATTATCGCGCTGCTGATCAATCAGAAAATCAAGCTTCGCGGCGTGTTCCGGACGATCTTCTTCCTGCCCGTAATCATTACGAGCGGCCCGGTCATTAACGAGCTGCTCTCCCAAGGCGTCACGAACATCCCGAACATCGAATCGTACGGCATGTTCGCGATGGTGAAGGAAAGCTTGTCGCCCGCGGTCGCGAGCCCGATTCTGTTCCTGTTCAAGCAGATCATCATGGTGCTGTGGTTCTCCGGGGTGCAAATTCTGATCTTCCTGGCAGGACTGCAAAAGGTCGACCACTCGCTGTACGAAGCGGCCCGCATTGACGGCGCTTCGCCGTGGGAGTCGTTCTGGAAGCTGACGCTGCCGATGCTGAAGCCGCTCGTGCTGGTCAACTTCGTGTACACGATCGTGTACCTGTCGACCTTCGCGCTGAACGAGCTCATCGTCATGATTCGTCTGAACATGTTCGATACGTTGACCGGCTTCGGCTATGCGACGGCGATTGCGTGGATTTATTTTGTTCTGATCGCGCTGGTGCTCGTCATTTGGACCGCTTTGCTGGGCGCTAGAAAGGGAGGGACGGTATCGTGA
- a CDS encoding DUF5696 domain-containing protein has translation MRINKWVKPLLLYGLIAACIAFFAFLYLRGSAKEVEDTTPAAVLKAEFPDKPAAGALASDYRLVAENDRLALKVKEATLGIQIVNKQSGYVWSSEIEKPEANETWLNFIKSGLSIDYFDKQNNNAIRTDLISEANKTIEVKAIDQGFQATVRFTDLKIGLELVVKLDGDQLVVTIPKESVLEGEQFKLGAIFLYPFLGATKGGEMGGYMFIPDGSGALIDFADNKGKFKTPYESKIYGQNKAIDIARITDFKFDGVKDPHTAQFPVFGLVHGEGQHALLGIVEDGKYNAKIVSYANGVKTPYNWTTASFIVRESYLQPTSRTMGGVVVFEKNRNPESMQLRYSFLEGKDAGYIGMAKTYRNYLIARGDMPAQPAAEGDANIPIHLDVLGAETEGGLLSNRIVAMTTAEQLSAMLEQLRGEGVSRANVVYKGWNDGGLSGTNPAPVGYESALGSAGDFAALSEQLAGQGGKLYYYSDFTTANEGSKRFSARSGAVRKIDKSLLEVPTYLEVYPSTYYMSADFAKRIASDNAKAYKKKGIDALAVDVTPYELFSERVDGNVSGRSKTAAAYNDMMELLKSQMSAMAMYRPNDYMLRFADRLLDVPMHSSQYTYTSEEVPFEQIVLKGYKDYFAEPVNFFANPRKEVLSMIETASYPTYYLTHEQAYRLKHTNSREVFASAFDDWKDNIAQTYNMLNKALGPVQYATMEGRAVLAPGVVQVTYSNGKAILVNYNDVTYDGKEGSVPPLGYTVIEVKP, from the coding sequence GTGCGGATCAATAAATGGGTTAAACCGCTGCTTCTATACGGATTGATAGCCGCGTGCATCGCATTCTTTGCTTTTCTGTACCTGCGCGGAAGCGCGAAGGAAGTGGAGGATACGACACCGGCCGCGGTGCTGAAGGCGGAGTTTCCGGATAAGCCCGCCGCCGGCGCGTTAGCTTCGGATTACCGGCTGGTGGCGGAGAATGACCGGCTTGCGCTGAAGGTCAAGGAGGCTACGCTTGGCATTCAAATCGTGAATAAACAATCCGGGTATGTGTGGTCTTCGGAGATCGAGAAGCCGGAAGCGAACGAAACATGGCTTAATTTCATCAAGTCCGGTCTATCGATCGACTATTTCGATAAGCAAAACAACAACGCGATCCGGACCGACCTCATCAGCGAGGCCAACAAGACGATTGAAGTGAAAGCGATCGATCAAGGGTTTCAAGCGACGGTCCGTTTTACCGACTTGAAAATCGGGCTGGAGCTGGTCGTGAAGCTCGATGGGGACCAGCTGGTCGTCACGATTCCGAAGGAGAGCGTTTTGGAGGGCGAGCAGTTCAAGCTGGGCGCGATCTTCCTCTATCCGTTTCTGGGGGCGACGAAGGGCGGCGAGATGGGCGGCTATATGTTCATCCCGGACGGCTCTGGCGCGCTGATCGATTTTGCCGACAACAAGGGCAAGTTCAAGACGCCGTACGAATCGAAAATCTACGGCCAAAACAAAGCGATCGACATCGCCCGCATCACCGATTTCAAATTCGACGGCGTCAAGGATCCGCATACGGCGCAGTTCCCGGTCTTCGGCCTGGTGCACGGCGAGGGGCAGCATGCGCTGCTCGGCATCGTGGAGGACGGCAAGTACAACGCGAAGATCGTCAGCTACGCCAACGGCGTAAAGACGCCATATAACTGGACGACCGCGTCGTTTATCGTCCGCGAATCGTATCTGCAGCCGACCAGCCGCACGATGGGCGGGGTGGTCGTGTTCGAGAAGAACCGCAACCCGGAGAGCATGCAGCTTCGCTACTCCTTCCTGGAGGGGAAGGATGCCGGCTACATCGGGATGGCGAAAACGTACCGCAATTACTTGATCGCGCGCGGTGACATGCCGGCGCAGCCTGCGGCTGAGGGCGACGCCAATATTCCGATCCATCTGGATGTGCTCGGCGCGGAAACCGAAGGCGGCCTCCTGTCCAACCGGATCGTCGCCATGACGACGGCGGAGCAGCTGTCCGCGATGCTGGAGCAGCTTCGCGGCGAGGGAGTAAGCCGCGCGAACGTCGTCTACAAAGGCTGGAACGACGGCGGCTTGTCCGGCACGAATCCGGCTCCGGTCGGCTATGAATCGGCGCTTGGCTCGGCGGGAGATTTCGCCGCATTGAGCGAGCAGCTGGCCGGCCAAGGCGGCAAGCTTTATTATTACTCGGATTTCACGACGGCGAACGAAGGGTCTAAGCGGTTCTCCGCTCGATCCGGCGCCGTGAGGAAGATCGATAAGTCTTTGCTGGAGGTACCGACCTATCTTGAGGTGTATCCTTCGACGTACTATATGTCGGCCGACTTTGCGAAGCGGATTGCATCCGACAATGCGAAGGCTTATAAGAAAAAAGGCATCGATGCGCTTGCGGTGGATGTGACGCCATACGAGCTGTTCTCCGAGCGCGTGGACGGGAACGTATCCGGGCGCAGCAAGACGGCTGCCGCCTACAATGACATGATGGAGCTGCTGAAGTCGCAGATGTCCGCCATGGCGATGTACCGACCGAACGATTATATGCTCCGGTTCGCCGACCGGCTGCTGGACGTCCCGATGCACTCGTCGCAGTACACGTACACGAGCGAAGAGGTGCCGTTCGAGCAGATCGTGCTTAAAGGATATAAGGATTATTTTGCGGAGCCGGTCAATTTCTTCGCCAATCCGCGCAAAGAGGTGCTGAGCATGATCGAAACCGCCTCGTATCCGACGTACTACTTGACGCATGAGCAGGCGTATCGCTTGAAGCATACCAATTCCAGAGAGGTGTTCGCCTCCGCGTTCGACGACTGGAAAGACAATATCGCGCAAACGTACAACATGCTGAACAAGGCGCTTGGGCCGGTGCAATACGCGACGATGGAGGGGCGTGCCGTTCTTGCTCCGGGCGTCGTGCAAGTGACGTATTCCAACGGCAAAGCGATCCTGGTGAATTATAACGACGTGACCTACGACGGCAAGGAAGGCAGCGTGCCGCCGCTTGGGTATACCGTAATCGAGGTGAAACCGTAA